GCAACAGCTCGCCGCCGCGACCCCGGCCGGCTCCGACGCGACCGCGAGCCGGTCGCGCTGAGCGTCGCCTCAGCCCGCCACTGCGGCGAGCACGCGCGGCTCCTGGGTCTTCCCGTCGACCGCGCGCAGTGACTCCTTGCCCGCGGCGCTCAGCGACTGCACGTCGCCCGACAGCTCCCCGCCTTCTTCGATCAGGATCTTGCCGTAGCGGATCTTGCCGCTCACCCGGCCGGTGGCCTGGATCAACAGTTGCTGGCGCGCGGTCAGCTCGCCCTCGAAGTGGCCATGGATCTCGGCGATGTCGATCACGACCGTGCCCTTGTAAGCCCCCTTCTCGGCGATCTTCAGCACCCGGCTGTCCATCGTCGCCTCGACCCGGCCTTCGACCACCAGGGTGTCGCAGTCGAGGATCTCGGCGCCCTTTAGCTTGACGTCGGGACCGACGATCAGACGGCTTCCGCCCGTCGTTTCGCTGCCCGGCGCGGGCGCAGCGCCAGCGGACGCCGGCATCTCCGTCCTGCGCACCGCCTCGCTCGACATGCCGGACGCCGTCGTGCCGGTCGATTCGGCAGCGGCAAGGACGCTGCCGGACGTGCCCAGGCTGCCTGCCGGACGCTGGGTGTTGCGAATCGGGGAAGTGTCCGCCGTCTTCTGGAACATATTGGGCTTGTTGAACATGCTTTCTCCTTGAATGGGGTGCAGCCCCTGCGCTGCAGTCCGACCAGCACTTCAGCAATACCCGTGCCAGATAACGTTTTCGCCAAATCAGGCAAGGACTTGCGGACTCGGTCCGGGGGAGCGGGAATGAGGGCGCCACCGCTGATCGGCCCCATCTGTCGCCGCAACCCGACAGTCGATGCAGCCGAGTGAGACAGGCCACTGTTTCAAAAGCATTTTCGTTTGTCGCCGTGGAGCGACGACGCGGCCGCCGACTTACTTCGCCTTGCACTTCCACGACTGCATCTGGCGAGCGGCTGACCTAGACTTCAGGGTTTGTGTCGCCCCCGCCTGCGCCCCCCCGACTCCCGATGCTTCGTCTCTCGTTCCGCAGCACCTTGCTGGTGAGCTTCCTGCTGATCGCGGGTGCCCTGGCCGCCGCCGCCGTGACCGGCTGGCTGGGCCTCGAGGCGACCGCACGCGCGATCCAGGACGGCAAGCGCGAGGCGCTCGCACTCAGCGCGGCGGCGAGGCGGATCGGCGAGCGCACGGTCGACCTCGAGCGCAGCGCCCGCCAGTACCTGGTGCTCGGCGACCAAACCCTGGCGACACGCTTCGCCGGCACGGTGGAAGACGCACGGGCAGCGCTCGCCGTGCTCGAATCCGCCGGCACCGACTTCTCCGCCCCGAGCGCAGACTGGCGCGCGACCGCGGAGCGGATCGGGGCGCGACTGGAGGCGGCGCACGCGGCCGCGCACGACGACGTGGGGACACCGACCACGCCCACCGTCCTGGCAGCGGACGAGGCCGATGGCGACTTCGCCCGTCTCGCTGCGCTCTCGGCGACACTCGCCACCCTGGTCGAGGATCGGTTGGCCCGTCGGGACCGGGCGGTGATGGATGCGCTCGACCGGGAACGCCACACGGTAGCGGTGCAGGTACTGGGTGCGCTGCTGCTGGCCGCGGCGCTCGCCGCCCTCGGCGGCTGGTGGCTGCTGCGCCCGCTCGGCCGCATCGAGCACGCGATCGCGGCGCTCGGTGAGGGCCGCCTCGCCCAAGCGATCCAGATCACCGGCCCCGCCGACCTGCGCCAGCTCGGCGAACGCCTCGACTGGCTGCGCCTGCGCCTCGCCGAACTCGAAGCCAACCGCAACCGCGTGCTGCGCCACGTCTCGCACGAGCTGAAGACCCCTCTCGCCTCGCTGCACGAGGGTGTGGCCCTGCTCGCCGACGGCGTGCTCGGCCGGCTCACTCCCGAGCAGCGCGAGGTCGCCGGCATCCTGGAACACAGCGCACGCACGCTGCAGGAGCGCATCGAGCAGCTCCTGCAATACAACGCCAGCCAGTTCGACGCACGCACGCTGGACCTTCAGCCGACCGCGCTGCTGCCCCTGCTGCGCGAGGTCGCCGCAGAACTCCGTCTCCAGGCCCGGGCCCGCGGCGTCGGCATCGACTTCGCCGGCGCGGCGCCCATCGTCTCCGCCGACATCGCCAAGCTGCGCACCGCCTTCTCCAATCTGCTCGCCAACGCCGTTGCCTTCAGCCCGGCCGACGGCCGCATCGAGATCGAGATCGGCGTCGACGGCGAACGGGTGGTGATCGACTGCCGCGACCAGGGTCCCGGCATCGAGCCGGCCGAGCTCGAGCGTATCTTCGAGCCCTTCTTCCAGGGCAGCCGCAGTTCCGGCGCGCCGGTCAAGGGCAGCGGCATCGGGCTGGCGATCGTGCACGAGTTCATTTCGGCCCACCACGGCACCGTCCGCGCGCTGCCCAGCGCCCACGGCGCCCATTTCCGGATCGAACTGCCCCATGCCTGAGGATCGCGCCCTGCCCCGCTCATCCGGCCGCAGCGTCATCGCGCTCGTGTTGCTGCCGTTCGTGCTCGTCCTGCTGACCGGATGCGGCAGCCTGCCCGCCTGGCTGGACGGGGACGAAGGCCTCATTCCCACCGCTGCCGACGCCGCGGCCCACGATGCCGCGCAGCGCAAGCTGCACCTCGCCGTGCAGGCCGCCCAGCCCGGCCACGCCCGGCTCGCGCAGGCGCGCCAGGCCCTGGAGAGCCTGCTCGCCGACGACAGCACCGAAGCCCGCGCGCACCACCCCTACGCGCGCGCGCTGCTCGAGCAGATCCGCGAACGCCAGCGCCTGAGCGCACAGCTCGAACGCCTGAACCAGGAACTGGACGAGCGCAACGGCGGCCTCGAGGCGCAGAAACGCGAGCTCGAAGCCCTCCACCTGCAGAACGCGGAACTGCAGAAGAAGCTCGATGCGCT
This genomic stretch from Thauera sp. GDN1 harbors:
- a CDS encoding polymer-forming cytoskeletal protein, with product MFNKPNMFQKTADTSPIRNTQRPAGSLGTSGSVLAAAESTGTTASGMSSEAVRRTEMPASAGAAPAPGSETTGGSRLIVGPDVKLKGAEILDCDTLVVEGRVEATMDSRVLKIAEKGAYKGTVVIDIAEIHGHFEGELTARQQLLIQATGRVSGKIRYGKILIEEGGELSGDVQSLSAAGKESLRAVDGKTQEPRVLAAVAG
- a CDS encoding HAMP domain-containing sensor histidine kinase, whose product is MLRLSFRSTLLVSFLLIAGALAAAAVTGWLGLEATARAIQDGKREALALSAAARRIGERTVDLERSARQYLVLGDQTLATRFAGTVEDARAALAVLESAGTDFSAPSADWRATAERIGARLEAAHAAAHDDVGTPTTPTVLAADEADGDFARLAALSATLATLVEDRLARRDRAVMDALDRERHTVAVQVLGALLLAAALAALGGWWLLRPLGRIEHAIAALGEGRLAQAIQITGPADLRQLGERLDWLRLRLAELEANRNRVLRHVSHELKTPLASLHEGVALLADGVLGRLTPEQREVAGILEHSARTLQERIEQLLQYNASQFDARTLDLQPTALLPLLREVAAELRLQARARGVGIDFAGAAPIVSADIAKLRTAFSNLLANAVAFSPADGRIEIEIGVDGERVVIDCRDQGPGIEPAELERIFEPFFQGSRSSGAPVKGSGIGLAIVHEFISAHHGTVRALPSAHGAHFRIELPHA